One region of Catenuloplanes indicus genomic DNA includes:
- a CDS encoding primary-amine oxidase, producing MSACHTTSDDGGRTARSHPLDPPTADEISRAVAAARADGRLGDPARFWGATLDEAHARRVLAGAATGVRIGLVGMRIDGEGAWEIDILLGEAGDEVTDWRPIDPRRPGITSDEARAAARACRESPLFQEVMARRGIHDVSLCMIDAESMGGFEPEKYRGRRITWGTVWHRTTEDDNGYARPVQGVVPIIDMHTMEVLEVEDHGIIPVSAEAGPLTTGGFGPDRPGLKTLEVTQPDGPSFSVDGWKVGWQGWTFRVGFTHREGLVLYDLEFLGRSVLKRAACNEMYVPYLDSNSTQYRKNFFDWGEYGAGPLTNSLALGCDCLGVIHYFDGTHLGGYGDPVTIKNAICMHEEDDSILWKHNDLRRGVSEVRRSRRLIISNFQTVANYDYGFYWSLYQDGRIELEVKLTGILSASGINSGDEVPYGRQVSELVQAPIHQHYFGIRLDTAVDGARNRLAEVHAAAEPDPALNPYGNAVRFVREPLTVETGQRNDPATARHWRIESADRTNRYGEPTAYQLRIPDTTRSFGRPDSVMATRAPFIHQHLWATPYAEDENFIGGQYPNHAEPGEDGVHVWQRQQRSIDGVPLVLWPVLGTHHLPRPEQWPVMPVEAIHLTLAPDGFFDRNPALDIPDPAAARASEPDSCCS from the coding sequence ATGAGCGCCTGCCACACCACCTCCGACGACGGCGGACGGACCGCTCGCTCGCACCCGCTCGACCCGCCGACCGCGGACGAGATCTCGCGTGCGGTCGCGGCCGCCCGCGCGGACGGCCGGCTCGGCGACCCGGCCCGGTTCTGGGGTGCCACGCTCGACGAGGCGCACGCCCGCCGGGTGCTCGCGGGTGCGGCTACCGGGGTACGGATCGGCCTGGTCGGCATGCGGATCGACGGCGAAGGCGCCTGGGAGATCGACATCCTGCTGGGCGAGGCCGGGGACGAGGTCACGGACTGGCGCCCGATCGACCCGCGCCGCCCCGGAATCACCTCGGACGAGGCCCGGGCCGCCGCGCGCGCCTGCCGGGAGAGCCCGCTGTTCCAGGAGGTCATGGCGCGGCGCGGCATTCACGACGTGTCGCTCTGCATGATCGACGCGGAGTCGATGGGCGGTTTCGAGCCGGAGAAGTACCGGGGCCGAAGGATCACCTGGGGCACGGTCTGGCACCGCACCACCGAGGACGACAACGGCTACGCCCGGCCGGTCCAGGGCGTGGTGCCGATCATCGACATGCACACCATGGAGGTGCTGGAGGTCGAGGACCACGGGATCATCCCGGTCTCCGCCGAGGCCGGCCCGCTCACCACCGGCGGCTTCGGCCCGGACCGGCCCGGCCTGAAGACGCTGGAGGTCACGCAGCCCGACGGCCCTAGCTTCAGCGTCGACGGCTGGAAGGTCGGCTGGCAGGGCTGGACGTTCCGGGTCGGCTTCACCCACCGCGAGGGCCTGGTCCTCTACGACCTGGAGTTCCTCGGCCGGTCCGTGCTCAAACGCGCGGCCTGCAACGAGATGTACGTGCCGTACCTGGACTCGAACTCCACGCAGTACCGGAAGAACTTCTTCGACTGGGGCGAGTACGGCGCCGGCCCGCTGACCAACTCGCTCGCGCTCGGCTGCGACTGCCTCGGCGTCATCCACTACTTCGACGGCACCCACCTCGGCGGGTACGGCGACCCGGTGACGATCAAGAACGCGATCTGCATGCACGAGGAGGACGACAGCATCCTCTGGAAGCACAACGATCTGCGCCGCGGCGTCAGCGAGGTCCGCCGCTCACGCCGCCTGATCATCTCGAACTTCCAGACCGTGGCGAACTACGACTACGGCTTCTACTGGTCGCTCTACCAGGACGGCCGGATCGAGCTGGAGGTGAAGCTGACCGGCATCCTCTCCGCCTCCGGCATCAACTCCGGCGACGAGGTGCCGTACGGCCGGCAGGTCTCCGAGCTGGTCCAGGCGCCGATCCACCAGCACTACTTCGGCATCCGGCTGGACACCGCGGTCGACGGCGCGCGCAACCGGCTGGCCGAGGTGCACGCGGCGGCGGAGCCGGACCCGGCGCTCAACCCGTACGGCAACGCGGTCCGCTTCGTGCGCGAGCCGCTGACCGTGGAGACCGGGCAGCGCAACGACCCGGCGACCGCGCGGCACTGGCGGATCGAGTCGGCGGACCGGACCAACCGGTACGGCGAGCCGACCGCGTACCAGCTGCGGATACCGGACACCACGCGTAGCTTCGGCCGGCCGGACTCGGTGATGGCGACCCGCGCGCCGTTCATCCACCAGCACCTGTGGGCCACGCCGTACGCGGAGGACGAGAACTTCATCGGCGGGCAGTACCCGAACCACGCGGAGCCGGGCGAGGACGGCGTGCACGTCTGGCAGCGCCAGCAGCGCTCGATCGACGGCGTGCCGCTGGTGCTCTGGCCGGTGCTCGGCACGCACCACCTGCCGCGGCCGGAGCAGTGGCCGGTGATGCCGGTCGAGGCGATCCACCTGACGCTGGCGCCGGACGGCTTCTTCGACCGCAACCCGGCGCTCGACATCCCCGACCCGGCGGCGGCGCGCGCCTCCGAGCCGGATTCCTGCTGCTCATGA
- the solA gene encoding N-methyl-L-tryptophan oxidase, giving the protein MTRLDPAALRAGTPGMRYARHFNAAGSALPSAAVLETVIEHLRLEATIGGYEAAEVARERHEQVYALAARLVGGTADDIALTESATVAWHAAMDAVPFAPGDRILASASSYVSSAIHLFRLRETYGVIIEVLPCAPDGTVDLEALEKALRAPVRLVTIAHVPTSSGLVEPVAEVAALANAAGVPLLLDAVQSLGQLPVDLAALGVDLAVGTGRKFLRGPRGTGLLYASPRIRELLRPARPDVRGAVWSSPDGYRVKDGARRFETWETAHALRLGLGTALREALDPGVDAIHSYTAGLAGRLKDALATVPGVTLTDPPAAGGAIVTFVVDREEPADTVRRLRAAGVHVTSVPDHHGRWDLGRRGLRSVVRASVHVYNDESDVSALTAALGRSGSAPAFVPSGSRADVIVVGAGVHGGAASWHLARRGASVIQLERFADGHHQGSSHGHIRMIRRAYPNPVWDELVDHAYLAWSELSEAAGETLLTTTGGLYARPAADGTPGLRGPACETVDAARAAQIFPGLRLGDEFTAVYDPAAGVLDAAAAMRALRSLAVAAGADRRTGVRVLGWEPDGDGVTVRTPDGVLRADRLVVAAGPWTGALVPSLRDLLRVVRIVNIHVGASDVARVSAPALGPFSVDVPGVGLLYGLPAFDGAALKIGLDHGPADDPDRPQTPVTAAEAAELLVLARRFLPAADGDVVDSVSCRYTMAPRNRFAVGALPDVPQVLVAAACSGHGFKFGPAIGAALADLALGKQRPDLDFLAPGALGTAP; this is encoded by the coding sequence GTGACGCGGTTGGACCCGGCGGCGTTGCGTGCCGGGACGCCGGGGATGCGGTATGCGCGGCACTTCAACGCGGCCGGGTCGGCGCTGCCGAGCGCGGCCGTGCTGGAGACCGTGATCGAGCACCTGCGGCTCGAGGCGACGATCGGCGGGTACGAGGCGGCGGAGGTCGCGCGGGAACGGCACGAGCAGGTGTACGCGCTCGCGGCCCGGCTGGTCGGCGGCACCGCGGACGACATCGCGCTGACCGAGAGCGCGACCGTGGCCTGGCACGCCGCGATGGACGCGGTCCCGTTCGCGCCCGGCGACCGGATCCTGGCGTCCGCGTCGAGCTACGTCAGCTCCGCGATCCACCTGTTCCGGCTGCGCGAGACGTACGGCGTGATCATCGAGGTGCTGCCCTGCGCACCGGACGGCACGGTCGACCTGGAGGCACTGGAGAAGGCGCTGCGCGCACCGGTCCGGCTGGTCACGATCGCGCACGTGCCGACGTCGTCCGGGCTGGTCGAGCCGGTGGCGGAGGTGGCGGCGCTGGCGAACGCGGCCGGCGTGCCGCTGCTGCTGGACGCGGTGCAGTCGCTCGGCCAGCTGCCGGTCGACCTGGCCGCGCTGGGCGTCGATCTCGCGGTCGGCACCGGGCGGAAGTTCCTGCGCGGGCCGCGCGGCACCGGGCTGCTCTACGCGTCGCCGCGCATCCGCGAGCTGCTGCGCCCGGCCCGCCCGGACGTCCGCGGCGCGGTCTGGAGCAGCCCGGACGGCTACCGGGTGAAGGACGGCGCGCGGCGCTTCGAGACCTGGGAGACCGCGCACGCGCTGCGGCTCGGTCTGGGCACCGCGCTCCGCGAGGCGCTGGACCCGGGCGTGGACGCGATCCACTCCTACACGGCCGGGCTCGCCGGCCGCCTGAAGGACGCGCTGGCCACGGTGCCCGGCGTGACGCTGACGGACCCGCCGGCGGCCGGTGGCGCGATCGTGACGTTCGTGGTGGACCGGGAGGAACCCGCGGACACGGTACGGCGGCTGCGCGCCGCCGGCGTCCACGTCACCTCGGTGCCGGACCACCACGGCCGGTGGGATCTCGGGCGCCGCGGGCTGAGGTCAGTCGTACGCGCGTCGGTGCACGTCTACAACGACGAGTCGGACGTCTCGGCGCTGACGGCGGCACTGGGGAGATCCGGGTCCGCACCGGCGTTCGTTCCATCGGGGTCCCGCGCGGACGTGATCGTGGTCGGCGCGGGCGTGCACGGTGGCGCGGCCTCCTGGCACCTCGCCCGGCGCGGCGCCTCGGTGATCCAGCTTGAGCGGTTCGCGGACGGGCATCACCAGGGCTCGTCGCACGGACACATCCGGATGATCCGCCGCGCCTACCCGAACCCGGTCTGGGACGAGCTGGTCGACCACGCCTATCTCGCCTGGTCGGAACTGTCCGAGGCGGCCGGCGAGACGCTGCTGACCACGACCGGCGGGCTCTACGCGCGCCCGGCCGCGGACGGCACGCCCGGGCTGCGCGGGCCCGCCTGCGAGACGGTGGACGCGGCCCGGGCCGCGCAGATCTTCCCGGGGCTGCGGCTCGGCGACGAGTTCACCGCCGTGTACGACCCGGCGGCCGGCGTGCTGGACGCGGCCGCCGCCATGCGCGCGCTGCGGTCGCTGGCGGTCGCGGCCGGCGCCGACCGGCGTACCGGCGTGCGGGTCCTGGGCTGGGAGCCGGACGGCGACGGCGTCACGGTACGCACCCCGGACGGCGTGCTGCGCGCGGACCGCCTGGTCGTCGCGGCCGGGCCGTGGACCGGCGCGCTGGTGCCGTCGCTGCGGGACCTGCTGCGCGTGGTGCGGATCGTCAACATCCACGTCGGCGCGTCGGACGTGGCGCGGGTGTCCGCGCCGGCGCTCGGGCCGTTCTCCGTCGACGTGCCGGGCGTGGGGCTGCTCTACGGACTGCCCGCGTTCGACGGCGCGGCACTCAAGATCGGGCTGGACCACGGCCCGGCCGACGACCCGGATCGCCCGCAGACGCCGGTGACCGCGGCCGAGGCCGCCGAGCTGCTGGTGCTTGCTCGCCGATTCCTGCCCGCGGCCGACGGCGACGTGGTCGACTCGGTGTCATGCCGGTACACGATGGCGCCACGGAACCGGTTCGCGGTGGGCGCGCTGCCGGACGTGCCGCAGGTGCTGGTCGCGGCCGCGTGCTCCGGGCACGGCTTCAAGTTCGGCCCGGCGATCGGCGCGGCGCTGGCCGATCTCGCGCTCGGCAAGCAGCGCCCGGACCTGGACTTCCTGGCACCGGGCGCGCTCGGAACCGCGCCGTGA
- a CDS encoding GntR family transcriptional regulator, with translation MDDSSSSTALVDETAAAIRARIMSGEIPIGAQLRQAELAKTLGVSRTPVREALRQLQTGGLIEVVPNRGAVVRVPAPWEVREAYEVRAELEGLACERAVRRLTRDSLAELRATNELLRPGDAPPNAASHAANDRFHTLIHQIAGNERLAKVIKEINEAFPRNVSALVLQEHPRHRDDNFAEHERILAALAADDAETARREMLAHVLSAGEQLARWYERRSATVFKG, from the coding sequence ATGGACGACTCCTCCAGCAGCACCGCGCTCGTCGACGAGACCGCCGCCGCCATCCGCGCGCGGATCATGTCCGGCGAGATCCCGATCGGCGCGCAGCTGCGGCAGGCCGAGCTCGCCAAGACGCTCGGCGTCAGCCGCACGCCGGTCCGCGAGGCGCTGCGCCAGCTGCAGACCGGCGGCCTGATCGAGGTGGTGCCGAACCGTGGCGCGGTCGTCCGGGTGCCGGCGCCGTGGGAGGTGCGCGAGGCGTACGAGGTGCGTGCCGAGCTGGAGGGCCTGGCCTGCGAGCGCGCGGTGCGCCGGCTGACCCGCGACTCGCTGGCGGAGCTGCGCGCCACGAACGAGCTGCTGCGACCGGGTGACGCGCCGCCGAACGCGGCCTCGCACGCGGCGAACGACCGGTTCCACACGCTCATCCACCAGATCGCCGGCAACGAGCGCCTGGCCAAGGTGATCAAGGAGATAAACGAGGCGTTCCCGCGCAACGTCTCCGCGCTGGTGCTGCAGGAGCACCCGCGTCACCGGGACGACAACTTCGCCGAGCACGAGCGCATCCTGGCCGCATTGGCCGCGGACGACGCCGAGACCGCACGCCGGGAGATGCTGGCGCACGTGCTCAGCGCGGGCGAGCAGCTGGCCCGCTGGTACGAGCGCCGCTCCGCCACCGTCTTCAAGGGCTGA